A stretch of the Kroppenstedtia eburnea genome encodes the following:
- a CDS encoding AAA family ATPase, with the protein MGKGIAIGATPAILLFLLYLGFSPLPLLVLAAIVGMAWYFFQSRSGAQIGVGRNKGVQRKGSVPDISFEDIGGHARSKKELKEALDFLIHRDQIKQYGIRPIKGILLSGPPGTGKTLMAKAAAHYTDSVFAATSGSEFVEMYVGVGAQRIRELFRDARTQARKNQKNSAIIFIDEIDVIGGQREGSQHREYDQTLNQLLTEMDGITTDQEVQVLVVAATNRKDMLDSALLRPGRFDRHISVDLPDKQARVSILKMHTRNKPLAEDADIERIALETFGFSGAQLESLTNEGAIYALRDDSPLIGHEHLSRAIDKVMMGEKTDRETTREERERVAIHELGHAVVSEWVRSGSVSQVSLSPRGKALGYVRHHPGPDRYLYTRKQLEDQVMICLAGAAAEQMIYKNRSTGAQNDYEQATRYIRTLMEAGLSDLGIIDKDLVGKEMLHAESVKILKDLYERTENLLQQYPHVFEEALDVLLKEEVLSGDQFRQLLKYRVPSSDAVHIGG; encoded by the coding sequence ATGGGTAAAGGAATCGCGATCGGTGCCACCCCGGCGATTCTCCTTTTCCTTCTCTATCTGGGATTCAGTCCCCTTCCGCTGTTGGTTTTGGCTGCAATTGTCGGGATGGCCTGGTATTTCTTTCAGTCCCGTTCAGGTGCGCAGATCGGAGTGGGTCGCAACAAAGGGGTGCAACGCAAGGGTTCGGTTCCCGATATTTCCTTTGAAGACATCGGAGGGCATGCCCGTTCCAAAAAAGAACTGAAAGAGGCTTTGGATTTTCTGATCCACCGGGATCAGATCAAGCAGTACGGGATCCGTCCGATCAAGGGCATTCTTTTGTCCGGTCCTCCCGGAACCGGGAAAACCCTGATGGCGAAAGCGGCGGCTCATTACACTGATTCTGTGTTTGCGGCCACCAGCGGAAGCGAATTTGTGGAGATGTATGTGGGAGTGGGGGCACAACGGATCCGGGAATTGTTTCGGGATGCGCGCACCCAGGCACGGAAGAATCAGAAGAACAGCGCCATTATCTTCATCGATGAAATCGATGTGATCGGCGGTCAGCGGGAAGGCTCCCAGCATCGGGAATATGACCAGACCCTCAACCAATTGCTGACGGAGATGGACGGAATCACCACGGATCAGGAGGTCCAGGTGTTGGTGGTTGCAGCCACCAACCGCAAGGATATGCTGGATTCCGCCTTGTTGCGCCCGGGTCGCTTCGATCGTCACATTTCGGTGGATTTGCCGGATAAACAGGCAAGAGTCTCCATATTGAAGATGCATACCCGGAACAAGCCTTTGGCTGAGGATGCCGATATTGAACGAATCGCCTTGGAGACCTTCGGATTTTCCGGAGCCCAATTGGAAAGCTTGACCAACGAAGGGGCGATCTATGCCTTGCGGGATGACAGCCCTTTGATCGGTCACGAACACTTGTCCCGGGCGATCGACAAAGTGATGATGGGGGAGAAAACGGATCGGGAGACCACCCGGGAAGAACGGGAACGGGTGGCCATCCATGAACTGGGCCATGCAGTGGTTTCCGAATGGGTTCGCTCCGGCTCTGTCTCCCAAGTCTCTCTGTCACCCAGAGGGAAAGCGTTGGGCTATGTGCGGCATCATCCGGGGCCGGATCGTTATCTGTACACCCGGAAACAGTTGGAGGATCAGGTGATGATCTGTCTGGCCGGTGCCGCGGCGGAACAGATGATTTACAAAAACCGCTCCACCGGTGCCCAAAATGATTACGAACAGGCCACCCGCTATATCCGGACCCTGATGGAAGCGGGATTATCCGATCTGGGGATCATCGACAAAGACTTGGTGGGCAAAGAGATGTTACATGCCGAATCGGTCAAGATCCTGAAAGATCTGTATGAACGGACAGAGAATCTTCTGCAACAGTATCCCCATGTGTTTGAAGAAGCTTTGGATGTGTTGCTGAAGGAAGAAGTCTTGTCCGGGGATCAGTTCCGTCAACTCCTCAAGTATAGGGTCCCATCGTCAGATGCGGTACACATCGGGGGTTGA
- a CDS encoding ring-cleaving dioxygenase, with protein MELTGIHHVSALTAQAARNVDFYTSTLGMRLVKKTVNQDDTSSYHLYYGDELGNPGTGLTFFDIPHLAPNHPGVSSISTVSLRVSDREALRYWENRFHELQVDHDGILRSDAGRDSLPFRDFEGQRLQLVADDDPPGVPGGTPWEKSPVPVRWGIRGLGPVTLTVRDAEPTARVLVDVLGFREAGQIPSPIESRPDLLVFATGAGGAGAEVHVEERPDLPPERLGRGGVHHVAFRVPDQREYEEWYQHLEAAGFRTSGLVDRYYFQSIYFREPNGILFELATDEPGFATDEDPDQLGQTLALPPFLEPHRESIEAKLHPLETDQKDPSSR; from the coding sequence TTGGAATTGACAGGAATTCACCATGTCTCCGCACTCACCGCGCAAGCGGCCCGAAACGTCGATTTTTACACGAGCACCCTGGGGATGCGTCTGGTTAAAAAAACCGTCAACCAGGATGATACATCCTCTTATCACTTGTATTACGGAGACGAATTGGGCAATCCGGGTACTGGCTTGACCTTCTTTGACATTCCACATCTGGCACCCAATCATCCCGGTGTAAGCAGCATTTCCACGGTTTCACTGCGGGTGTCGGACCGGGAAGCTCTCCGCTATTGGGAGAATCGGTTTCATGAGTTGCAAGTGGATCACGACGGGATTCTTCGATCCGATGCAGGTCGCGATTCCCTCCCCTTTCGTGATTTCGAAGGGCAGCGCCTCCAACTCGTGGCAGATGATGATCCGCCGGGAGTGCCCGGGGGAACACCGTGGGAGAAGAGCCCGGTGCCGGTGCGGTGGGGAATTCGCGGCTTGGGGCCGGTCACGTTGACGGTGCGAGACGCGGAACCGACAGCGCGGGTGTTGGTCGATGTGCTGGGGTTCCGGGAGGCGGGACAAATCCCGTCACCGATCGAGTCGCGGCCGGATCTGCTCGTTTTTGCCACCGGAGCCGGGGGCGCCGGCGCCGAAGTGCACGTGGAAGAACGGCCCGATCTTCCTCCGGAGCGTTTGGGTCGCGGGGGAGTGCATCATGTGGCGTTCCGGGTTCCTGATCAACGGGAGTATGAAGAGTGGTATCAACATCTTGAGGCGGCCGGTTTTCGTACATCGGGGTTGGTGGATCGCTATTATTTCCAATCCATCTACTTCCGGGAGCCCAACGGGATTCTGTTTGAATTGGCCACCGACGAACCCGGGTTTGCGACAGATGAGGATCCGGACCAACTGGGGCAAACACTGGCATTGCCTCCTTTCCTGGAACCCCATCGGGAAAGCATCGAGGCGAAGTTACATCCATTGGAGACGGATCAAAAGGATCCAAGCTCCAGATGA
- a CDS encoding amidohydrolase: MKRLLTQARILTMKEGESRPLENAWLLIDGETIAQVGTGNPKIDADEVIPMQGRLLLPGWINTHGHAAMTLLRGFADDLPLKVWLEEKMWPMEERFGPRQVRWGTSLAVVEMIRGGTTCFTDMYDHMDEVAGVVEQSGIRASLCRGVIGLGSREEREAKRQEAVRFVRDWKGGAGGRISVMMAPHAPYTCPPDYIEELVADSAELGVPIHIHMSETEAEVEQNQRDYHARPVAHLLKLGVFDRPCLVAHGVHLTPEEIGILAEKDVKVSHNPGSNLKLGSGIAPIPEMLKAGIRPSLGTDGAASNNNLDLMEEVRLAALIHKGVRRDPEAVPAETALRMGTLYGAEALFLEDQIGTLEAGKQADLISIDVNGAHLQPLHDPVSHLVYAASRDDVQDVYVAGRPLMRNRELLTLDEEKIRFEANRAFTEVAP, translated from the coding sequence ATGAAACGGCTCTTAACCCAGGCCCGCATCCTGACGATGAAAGAAGGGGAATCCCGGCCATTGGAAAACGCCTGGTTGCTGATTGACGGGGAAACCATCGCCCAGGTGGGTACGGGAAATCCGAAGATCGATGCGGATGAAGTGATCCCTATGCAGGGAAGATTGCTTCTTCCCGGATGGATCAATACCCATGGGCATGCAGCGATGACCCTGCTCAGGGGGTTCGCCGATGATCTGCCCCTGAAAGTCTGGTTGGAAGAAAAGATGTGGCCCATGGAAGAGAGATTCGGCCCCCGACAGGTACGATGGGGAACCTCCCTGGCGGTGGTGGAGATGATCCGCGGCGGCACCACCTGTTTTACCGATATGTATGATCATATGGATGAAGTGGCCGGGGTGGTCGAACAATCCGGCATCCGGGCCAGCCTGTGCCGGGGAGTGATCGGATTGGGCTCCCGGGAGGAGCGGGAGGCGAAGCGCCAGGAAGCCGTGCGCTTTGTCCGGGATTGGAAAGGGGGCGCCGGGGGGCGCATTTCGGTGATGATGGCACCCCATGCTCCCTACACCTGTCCGCCGGATTATATAGAAGAGTTGGTTGCCGACTCCGCAGAGCTGGGGGTTCCCATCCATATCCATATGTCTGAAACGGAGGCGGAGGTGGAGCAAAATCAGCGGGACTACCATGCCCGGCCGGTGGCTCACCTTCTGAAATTGGGGGTGTTTGACCGTCCCTGCCTGGTGGCCCACGGGGTCCACCTGACGCCCGAGGAGATCGGCATTCTGGCCGAAAAGGATGTGAAAGTATCCCATAATCCGGGGAGCAACCTGAAGTTGGGGAGCGGGATTGCCCCCATTCCCGAAATGCTGAAAGCGGGAATCCGCCCTTCCCTGGGAACGGACGGGGCGGCCAGCAACAATAACCTGGATCTGATGGAGGAAGTCCGTCTGGCCGCACTGATCCATAAAGGGGTCCGGCGGGACCCGGAGGCAGTCCCCGCTGAAACCGCACTGCGCATGGGAACTCTCTACGGGGCAGAAGCTCTGTTTTTGGAGGATCAAATCGGCACACTGGAGGCGGGCAAACAGGCGGATCTGATCTCGATCGACGTGAACGGTGCCCATCTTCAGCCCTTGCATGACCCGGTTTCCCATCTGGTGTATGCGGCAAGCCGGGATGATGTGCAGGATGTCTATGTGGCGGGTCGTCCCTTGATGCGCAACCGGGAACTTCTCACTTTGGATGAAGAAAAAATCCGGTTTGAAGCCAACCGCGCTTTTACAGAAGTGGCCCCTTAA
- the ligD gene encoding non-homologous end-joining DNA ligase, whose product MNRIVQVEGKEIQISNPDKKLFPGISKWDWILHLSRLAPRILSYARGRYLTTIRYPDGVEGKSFYQKNVPDHAPRWIQTARSGEVNHILLQDAPTLIWLGNLACLEFHVSFDRADRPGYPTELVFDLDPSVEGFEAVMETALLTREVLNSLGLDGVVKTSGATGLQLYVPIQPKYPFAETRIISQFVASYLQEKNPRLITIERQVKKRGSRVYFDYLQHWKGKSLITVYSPRARREATLSVPLRWEELKPGLTPERFTLETVHRRLEEEGDLFAPITRPAGPHDLSEILTFISRH is encoded by the coding sequence ATGAACCGGATTGTGCAAGTCGAAGGAAAGGAGATCCAAATCTCCAACCCGGACAAAAAGTTGTTTCCCGGAATCAGCAAATGGGACTGGATTTTGCACTTGAGCCGTTTGGCGCCCCGGATCCTCTCCTATGCCCGGGGAAGGTATTTGACGACGATCCGTTATCCGGACGGTGTGGAGGGAAAATCCTTTTATCAAAAAAATGTTCCGGATCATGCGCCCCGATGGATTCAGACCGCCCGCTCCGGGGAGGTGAATCATATCCTGCTGCAGGATGCCCCGACCCTGATCTGGCTGGGAAACCTGGCCTGTCTGGAATTTCATGTCTCCTTCGATCGGGCGGACCGACCGGGTTATCCAACAGAGCTGGTCTTTGATCTGGATCCGTCGGTGGAGGGCTTTGAAGCGGTGATGGAGACGGCACTTCTCACCCGGGAGGTGCTGAACTCCCTGGGTCTGGACGGAGTGGTCAAAACATCGGGCGCGACGGGACTTCAGCTGTATGTCCCGATCCAGCCCAAGTATCCCTTTGCAGAGACCCGCATCATCAGCCAATTTGTGGCAAGTTATCTGCAGGAAAAGAATCCGCGCCTGATCACGATCGAGCGTCAGGTGAAGAAACGGGGGAGTCGGGTCTACTTTGATTACTTGCAACATTGGAAGGGGAAGTCCCTGATCACCGTATATTCTCCGCGTGCCCGGCGGGAGGCCACCCTATCCGTTCCCCTTCGGTGGGAAGAGTTGAAACCGGGATTGACACCGGAGCGGTTTACATTGGAGACAGTCCACCGTCGTCTGGAGGAGGAGGGAGATCTTTTTGCACCGATCACCCGCCCCGCCGGACCCCATGACCTGTCAGAAATCCTGACCTTTATCTCCCGCCATTAG
- a CDS encoding pyridoxal phosphate-dependent aminotransferase, whose translation MKLSQRVQQLTPSKTIEITSMANELKKQGHDVIVLGAGEPDFNTPEHILDAAAEAMNQGLTKYTPAGGVVELKDAIRAKFQRDNRLDYKREEIVVTVGAKHALYNLFQVILDPGDEVIIPSPYWVSYIEQVKLAGGTPVIIEGKEETGFKVTPEQLKAAVTENTVAFLINSPSNPTGAMYTRQELQALGDICVEHDLTVISDEIYEHLIYGDEKHVSIASLSPELKARTVVINGVSKTYSMTGWRIGYAAGDARIIKAMSGLSSHSTSNPTSVAQYAALEALTGTQEPVERMLSAFKERRDYVVDRLQRIPGIRCDVPQGAFYVFANVEEAVQSGGYEDADAWGKALLEQEKVALVPGAAFGSSAHVRLSYATSMDQLQQAMDRIEKFVTRS comes from the coding sequence ATGAAACTGTCCCAACGGGTTCAACAGTTAACCCCTTCAAAAACCATCGAAATTACAAGTATGGCCAATGAATTGAAAAAGCAGGGGCACGATGTGATCGTGCTGGGAGCCGGGGAGCCGGATTTCAATACACCTGAGCACATCCTGGACGCTGCTGCAGAGGCGATGAACCAAGGGTTGACCAAATATACCCCCGCCGGTGGAGTGGTGGAATTGAAGGATGCCATCCGGGCCAAGTTCCAACGGGATAACCGTCTCGACTACAAGCGGGAGGAGATCGTGGTGACCGTGGGTGCCAAACACGCCCTGTACAATCTGTTCCAAGTCATTCTCGATCCCGGTGATGAAGTGATCATCCCCTCCCCTTACTGGGTCAGCTATATCGAGCAGGTGAAGCTGGCCGGAGGAACTCCGGTGATCATTGAAGGCAAAGAGGAGACGGGCTTCAAGGTGACACCGGAACAATTGAAGGCCGCCGTTACGGAGAACACCGTCGCCTTTTTGATCAACAGCCCCTCCAATCCCACCGGTGCCATGTACACCCGACAAGAGCTCCAAGCATTGGGTGACATCTGTGTGGAGCACGACCTGACGGTCATTTCTGATGAAATTTACGAGCACCTGATCTACGGAGACGAAAAGCATGTCAGCATCGCTTCCTTGAGCCCCGAACTGAAAGCCCGGACGGTGGTGATCAACGGGGTTTCCAAAACCTACTCCATGACCGGTTGGCGAATCGGCTACGCGGCGGGGGATGCCCGGATCATCAAGGCGATGTCCGGGTTGTCCAGTCACAGTACCTCCAACCCGACGTCAGTGGCCCAGTATGCCGCCCTGGAGGCTCTGACCGGCACCCAGGAGCCGGTGGAGAGAATGTTGTCGGCATTCAAGGAACGACGGGATTACGTGGTGGATCGTCTGCAAAGAATACCCGGCATTCGCTGTGATGTGCCCCAAGGCGCCTTTTATGTTTTCGCCAATGTGGAAGAAGCAGTGCAAAGCGGCGGCTACGAAGATGCAGATGCATGGGGGAAGGCTCTTCTGGAACAGGAAAAGGTGGCATTGGTTCCGGGAGCCGCCTTCGGTTCCTCCGCTCATGTTCGTCTCTCCTATGCCACTTCCATGGATCAACTGCAACAAGCGATGGATCGGATCGAAAAGTTTGTGACCCGGTCCTGA